A genomic window from Triticum urartu cultivar G1812 chromosome 7, Tu2.1, whole genome shotgun sequence includes:
- the LOC125519486 gene encoding F-box protein At5g07610-like, producing the protein MQISNNHQLLLRRCSPDLPCPIRPCLCRSCSVIPSGTPAERLTGDLVVEILSRVSAKVVCRSKCVSKHWLGLINHPDHRKRLPQTLAGFFYGSNTTGHLPFHFTSVSGDRRPPFGTSFTFLPNHHLPVNLLDSCNGLLLCRCYHVSGGVGAFHYVVCNPATEKWVVLPNSGKATDNVATTCLGFDPALSSHFHVFELVVEHNYSASTELSGVAVYSSETGEWVYKEERWIGEATWLAGRHSSTAVFHDGLLFFSAFDPDLYDCVAMVDTKGETWMKFRVPSGQADDGFIHLSQGRLHFANFERDNDGVVIRFVVYVLENYQTGEWILKHGIETSNMFEWTDLCPDGGFDFIAIHLECNLVFFAADGIILVCYNMDNRRVKVISYLADVKPLSFLPYVPLYTESRSLHI; encoded by the coding sequence ATGCAGATCAGCAACAACCATCAACTCCTCCTCCGTCGCTGCTCCCCTGACCTCCCATGTCCCATCCGTCCGTGTCTCTGCAGGTCGTGCTCCGTTATCCCCAGCGGGACGCCGGCCGAGAGGCTCACCGGCGACCTCGTCGTGGAGATCCTCTCGCGCGTCTCCGCCAAGGTGGTCTGCCGCTCCAAGTGCGTTTCCAAGCACTGGCTCGGCCTCATCAACCACCCGGACCACCGCAAAAGGCTCCCGCAAACCCTGGCCGGCTTCTTCTACGGCAGCAACACCACCGGGCATCTGCCCTTCCACTTCACCAGCGTCTCGGGGGACCGCCGCCCTCCGTTCGGCACCTCCTTCACCTTCCTGCCCAACCACCACCTGCCCGTCAATCTGCTCGACTCCTGCAACGGCCTCCTACTCTGCCGATGTTACCACGTCTCCGGCGGGGTTGGCGCGTTCCATTATGTCGTGTGCAATCCCGCCACCGAGAAGTGGGTCGTCTTGCCCAACTCCGGCAAGGCCACTGACAATGTGGCCACCACATGTTTGGGCTTCGACCCGGCCCTATCGTCGCATTTCCATGTGTTTGAGCTGGTAGTTGAGCACAATTATAGTGCGAGCACCGAGCTTTCCGGAGTGGCAGTGTATTCGTCGGAAACCGGAGAGTGGGTTTATAAGGAGGAGAGATGGATTGGAGAAGCTACCTGGCTTGCTGGTCGGCATTCCTCCACAGCGGTCTTTCATGATGGCCTTCTGTTTTTTAGTGCCTTTGACCCCGACTTGTACGATTGTGTAGCCATGGTGGACACAAAGGGAGAAACATGGATGAAATTCAGGGTCCCTAGTGGTCAGGCTGATGATGGTTTTATCCATCTGTCACAGGGCCGCTTACACTTTGCCAATTTCGAGAGGGATAATGATGGTGTTGTCATTCGATTTGTAGTTTATGTTCTGGAGAACTATCAAACCGGAGAATGGATATTGAAGCATGGCATTGAAACTTCAAACATGTTTGAATGGACAGATTTATGTCCTGATGGGGGTTTTGATTTTATTGCAATTCATCTGGAATGCAACTTGGTGTTCTTTGCTGCGGATGGTATTATATTGGTGTGCTATAATATGGATAATCGGCGAGTCAAAGTGATTTCCTATCTTGCAGATGTCAAGCCCCTATCTTTTCTGCCTTATGTGCCGTTGTACACGGAGTCACGATCATTGCACATTTGA